In Amaranthus tricolor cultivar Red isolate AtriRed21 chromosome 3, ASM2621246v1, whole genome shotgun sequence, a single window of DNA contains:
- the LOC130808870 gene encoding uncharacterized protein LOC130808870 isoform X1, whose product MRNYVKKLRSAQDVFCPLIDFGCRMVSRKPHDSLRLIATTSTGIFFGFVVGVYVSLLSVSKINPVNYLPVAILPTTDQHIKVDVRQNSPLNSTIEMPIRVQSNPTGAERLPPGIVESKSDLFPRRLWGLPSEDLPTKPKYLVAFTVGLDMKENIDVAVKKFSDNFTIALFHYDGKTSEWDQFEWSKHAIHVSVPKQTKWWYAKRFLHPDIVAPYEYIFIWDEDLGVDNFDAEKYIEIAKKHGLEISQPGVDPKSPFTWQMTRKRNDSEVHKVTEEKPGWCKDPHLPPCAAFVEIMAPVFSRKAWRCVWHMIQNDLVHGWGMDFALRKCVEPAFEKIGVVDTQWIVHKRVPSLGSQGESKDGLSPWQGVRRRCEKEWKMFEDRVSKAEKAHKKNIEASS is encoded by the exons ATGCGAAATTATGTTAAAAAACTGAGAAGTGCTCAAGATGTTTTTTGTCCACTTATAGATTTTGGATGCAGAATGGTGAGCAGGAAACCACATGATTCATTGAGGCTTATTGCAACAACTTCAACtggaattttttttggttttgttgttgGTGTTTATGTTTCACTCCTTTCAGTTTCCAAG ATAAATCCAGTTAATTACCTACCTGTGGCAATTCTGCCCACCACCGACCAACATATCAAGGTTGATGTTAGGCAAAATTCCCCATTGAATAGTACAATTGAG ATGCCTATTCGGGTCCAATCAAACCCGACTGGAGCAGAGAGGCTACCACCCGGGATAGTGGAATCTAAATCGGACTTGTTTCCCCGTAGACTATGGGGTCTCCCTAGTGAG GATCTACCAACCAAACCCAAGTATCTAGTGGCTTTCACAGTTGGGTTAGATATGAAGGAAAATATTGATGTAGCAGTCAAAAAG TTCTCAGACAACTTTACTATTGCCCTCTTCCATTACGATGGAAAGACAAGTGAATGGGATCAGTTTGAGTGGTCTAAGCATGCTATCCATGTCAGTGTTCCTAAACAGACTAAATG GTGGTATGCAAAACGGTTCTTGCATCCTGATATAGTGGCACCATATGAGTACATCTTTATCTGGGATGAAGACTTGGGTGTAGATAATTTTGATGCTGAAAA GTACATTGAGATCGCTAAGAAACACGGTTTGGAGATATCGCAACCTGGTGTGGATCCCAAGAGTCCATTTACATGGCAAATGACTAGAAAAAGAAACGATAGTGAAGTTCACaa GGTAACAGAAGAGAAACCAGGCTGGTGCAAGGACCCTCATTTACCCCCATGTGCTGC ATTTGTAGAGATTATGGCTCCAGTGTTCTCTCGGAAGGCATGGCGTTGTGTTTGGCATATGATTCAG AATGACTTGGTCCATGGATGGGGTATGGACTTTGCCCTTAGAAAATGTGTAGAG CCTGCATTCGAGAAAATAGGAGTTGTAGATACTCAATGGATTGTTCACAAACGTGTTCCTTCCCTTGGTAGTCAG GGTGAATCAAAAGATGGGTTATCTCCATGGCAAGGG GTTCGGAGAAGATGTGAAAAGGAATGGAAAATGTTTGAAGATCGGGTTAGCAAGGCTGAGAAGGCACACAAGAAGAATATAGAAGCGTCTTCTTAG
- the LOC130808870 gene encoding uncharacterized protein LOC130808870 isoform X2 produces MVSRKPHDSLRLIATTSTGIFFGFVVGVYVSLLSVSKINPVNYLPVAILPTTDQHIKVDVRQNSPLNSTIEMPIRVQSNPTGAERLPPGIVESKSDLFPRRLWGLPSEDLPTKPKYLVAFTVGLDMKENIDVAVKKFSDNFTIALFHYDGKTSEWDQFEWSKHAIHVSVPKQTKWWYAKRFLHPDIVAPYEYIFIWDEDLGVDNFDAEKYIEIAKKHGLEISQPGVDPKSPFTWQMTRKRNDSEVHKVTEEKPGWCKDPHLPPCAAFVEIMAPVFSRKAWRCVWHMIQNDLVHGWGMDFALRKCVEPAFEKIGVVDTQWIVHKRVPSLGSQGESKDGLSPWQGVRRRCEKEWKMFEDRVSKAEKAHKKNIEASS; encoded by the exons ATGGTGAGCAGGAAACCACATGATTCATTGAGGCTTATTGCAACAACTTCAACtggaattttttttggttttgttgttgGTGTTTATGTTTCACTCCTTTCAGTTTCCAAG ATAAATCCAGTTAATTACCTACCTGTGGCAATTCTGCCCACCACCGACCAACATATCAAGGTTGATGTTAGGCAAAATTCCCCATTGAATAGTACAATTGAG ATGCCTATTCGGGTCCAATCAAACCCGACTGGAGCAGAGAGGCTACCACCCGGGATAGTGGAATCTAAATCGGACTTGTTTCCCCGTAGACTATGGGGTCTCCCTAGTGAG GATCTACCAACCAAACCCAAGTATCTAGTGGCTTTCACAGTTGGGTTAGATATGAAGGAAAATATTGATGTAGCAGTCAAAAAG TTCTCAGACAACTTTACTATTGCCCTCTTCCATTACGATGGAAAGACAAGTGAATGGGATCAGTTTGAGTGGTCTAAGCATGCTATCCATGTCAGTGTTCCTAAACAGACTAAATG GTGGTATGCAAAACGGTTCTTGCATCCTGATATAGTGGCACCATATGAGTACATCTTTATCTGGGATGAAGACTTGGGTGTAGATAATTTTGATGCTGAAAA GTACATTGAGATCGCTAAGAAACACGGTTTGGAGATATCGCAACCTGGTGTGGATCCCAAGAGTCCATTTACATGGCAAATGACTAGAAAAAGAAACGATAGTGAAGTTCACaa GGTAACAGAAGAGAAACCAGGCTGGTGCAAGGACCCTCATTTACCCCCATGTGCTGC ATTTGTAGAGATTATGGCTCCAGTGTTCTCTCGGAAGGCATGGCGTTGTGTTTGGCATATGATTCAG AATGACTTGGTCCATGGATGGGGTATGGACTTTGCCCTTAGAAAATGTGTAGAG CCTGCATTCGAGAAAATAGGAGTTGTAGATACTCAATGGATTGTTCACAAACGTGTTCCTTCCCTTGGTAGTCAG GGTGAATCAAAAGATGGGTTATCTCCATGGCAAGGG GTTCGGAGAAGATGTGAAAAGGAATGGAAAATGTTTGAAGATCGGGTTAGCAAGGCTGAGAAGGCACACAAGAAGAATATAGAAGCGTCTTCTTAG
- the LOC130808752 gene encoding probable protein phosphatase 2C 14, with amino-acid sequence MTCNKEIFSTNSDHPIELGIYSTVLKSCNLQSFEEKPGLSLSLKRKRPPKIQIPNVLQEISIETQLKFGCSPVKNDSICCFEDLGVGVYSIKGKKKFMEDTHKIVSSVNGNSKKGFFGVYDGHGGRKAAAFVADNLHKNVLDMLDNSVGKMAKEEAVKAAYFKTDKEFLGQDVGSGACCVTVLIEGTEMVVSNLGDCRAVLCRGGVAEPLTKDHRAEMEEERKRIEDKGGYVEFHKGAWRVHGILSVSRSIGDSHLKEWIVSEPDTTILDLTPDMDFLILASDGLWDEVGNQEAIDIVRQSRIIEKKPELPLSDLENKNQRSLKENDEEYACVSTSSSPKVKRVCLMKQKNMKTDITCTGKGGFSDIDSENESPPAKLRRTSLFAHKSTIIHSPRIVNERLISEGVVDACTMKESVSDFESPPAKLRTAFFVHKNSIIQSPTLVNKKPISEGLVDACSMKDSLDFESPPAKLRTTFLVHKNSIIQSPKIVNKRPFSEGLVDASAVKDSLSDFESQNESPAAKLRRTSLFAHKSMNLQSPRTENKRPISEGLLGSCRKLANLAVSRGSMDDITVMLVDLKHFKSGKT; translated from the exons ATGACTTGCAATAAAGAAATTTTTTCCACAAATTCTGATCATCCAATTGAATTGGGAATTTATAGTACGGTTTTAAAATCATGTAATTTACAATCTTTTGAAGAAAAACCTGGTCTCTCTTTGTCTTTGAAGCGTAAAAGACCCCCTAAAATTCAGATCCCAAATGTATTACAAGAAATTTCTATTGAAACCCAGTTGAAATTTGGGTGTTCTCCGGTTAAAAATGATAGCATTTGTTGTTTTGAAGATTTGGGTGTTGGGGTTTATTCAATCAAAGGCAAGAAAAAGTTTATGGAAGACACCCATAAGATTGTTTCTTCTGTAAATGGAAATTCCAAGAAG GGTTTTTTTGGAGTTTATGATGGACATGGAGGAAGAAAAGCAGCAGCGTTTGTAGCAGATAATTTACATAAGAATGTACTGGATATGCTTGATAACTCAGTTGGGAAAATGGCTAAGGAGGAAGCAGTAAAAGCAGCTTATTTTAAAACAGATAAGGAATTCTTAGGACAG GACGTAGGCAGTGGTGCCTGTTGTGTTACAGTTCTGATTGAAGGGACTGAAATGGTTGTTTCAAATTTGGGAGATTGTAGAGCTGTCCTTTGTAGAGGTGGAGTGGCAGAGCCTCTAACGAAGGACCACAGAGCCGAGATGGAGGAAGAGCGGAAAAGAATTGAGGATAAG gGAGGATATGTAGAGTTCCATAAGGGAGCTTGGAGAGTTCATGGGATACTATCAGTTTCGAGAAGTATTGGAGATTCTCATCTAAAAGAATGGATAGTATCAGAGCCCGATACAACAATCCTTGATTTGACTCCGGACATGGATTTTCTTATCTTGGCTTCTGATGGACTGTGGGACGAG GTCGGAAACCAAGAGGCCATTGACATTGTTCGACAGTCCCGTATAATTGAGAAGAAACCTGAACTTCCATTGAGTGATTTAGAGAATAAAAACCAGAGGAGCCTAAAAGAGAATGATGAGGAATATGCTTGTGTGAGCACAAGCTCCTCTCCAAAGGTCAAAAGAGTTTGCCTTATGAAGCAGAAAAACATGAAGACAGATATTACTTGCACAGGGAAGGGCGGTTTTTCTGACATTGACAGCGAAAATGAGAGCCCTCCTGCAAAGTTACGAAGAACTTCATTGTTTGCGCACAAGAGCACGATAATACATTCTCCGAGGATAGTAAATGAGAGATTGATTTCAGAGGGCGTTGTAGATGCTTGTACAATGAAGGAAAGTGTTTCCGACTTTGAGAGCCCGCCTGCAAAGTTAAGAACTGCGTTTTTTGTGCATAAGAACTCGATTATACAGTCTCCGACATTAGTGAATAAGAAGCCAATTTCAGAGGGCCTTGTAGATGCTTGCTCAATGAAAGACAGTCTAGACTTTGAGAGCCCTCCTGCTAAGTTAAGAACAACGTTCTTGGTGCACAAGAACTCGATTATACAGTCTCCGAAAATAGTGAATAAGAGACCCTTTTCAGAGGGACTTGTAGATGCTTCCGCAGTAAAGGACAGTCTTTCGGACTTTGAGAGCCAAAATGAGAGTCCGGCTGCAAAGTTAAGAAGGACTTCATTGTTCGCGCACAAGAGCATGAATCTTCAGTCTCCTAGAACAGAGAATAAGAGACCGATTTCAGAGGGTCTTTTAGGTTCTTGCAGAAAGCTAGCTAATCTTGCTGTAAGTAGAGGCAGTATGGATGATATTACTGTCATGTTAGTTGATCTAAAGCATTTCAAGTCTGGGAAAACCTAA
- the LOC130808871 gene encoding probable E3 ubiquitin-protein ligase XERICO, which produces MGLSNFPSPSEGVLPVLVMNTVISVAILKNLLRSILQLMGVMNWVSNNLEENSPQNELCPPNNPYKVRRIKGISITQFKDLCDSSSNSKNKGCKFVLGRRITIECCVCLCKFKDEEEVSELSCKHFFHKNCLDKWFNQHSTCPLCRSIH; this is translated from the coding sequence atgggTTTATCAAATTTCCCAAGTCCATCAGAAGGTGTATTACCAGTGTTAGTGATGAACACAGTAATATCAGTTGCAATTTTGAAGAATTTATTGAGGTCAATTCTTCAATTAATGGGAGTAATGAATTGGGTATCTAACAATTTAGAGGAAAATTCACCACAAAATGAATTATGCCCACCAAACAATCCCTATAAAGTAAGGAGAATAAAGGGTATTTCAATTACCCAATTCAAGGATTTGTGTGATAGCAGCAGTAACAGTAAGAACAAAGGTTGCAAATTTGTTCTTGGAAGAAGGATAACAATTGAGTGCTGTGTTTGTTTGTGTAAAtttaaagatgaagaagaggttAGTGAATTGTCTTGTAAGCATTTCTTTCATAAGAATTGCTTAGACAAATGGTTTAATCAGCATAGTACTTGCCCTCTTTGCAGATCCATCCACTGA